Proteins found in one Methylobacter sp. S3L5C genomic segment:
- a CDS encoding A24 family peptidase: MIQQLHILLTTPYLLVTLASLIGLIVGSFLNVVIYRLPVMMQQNWRKECTEYLQIDTIETNTRQEPFNLSLPLSRCPHCKTPIKPYQNIPVISYLFLKGRCATCSQPISLRYPLIEALTALTSAIVAWHFGYSPQTVFALVLTWSLVALSFIDIDHQLLPDNITLPLLWLGLLLSLFGFFTDTHASIIGTIVGYTSLWVVFHVFKLATGKEGMGFGDFKLLALFGAWLGWQCLPLIILLSSLVGAIIGVSLIIFAKRDHTIPIPFGPYLALAGWLALLWGDDINQFYLTTAGL, from the coding sequence ATGATACAGCAGCTACATATCTTATTAACAACCCCTTATTTACTGGTAACCTTGGCGAGTCTTATTGGATTAATAGTCGGTAGTTTTCTCAATGTAGTTATTTATCGATTACCGGTAATGATGCAACAAAACTGGCGTAAGGAGTGCACTGAATATTTGCAAATAGACACTATTGAAACAAATACACGGCAAGAACCCTTTAATCTGTCTTTGCCCTTATCACGCTGCCCTCATTGCAAAACACCGATCAAGCCTTACCAAAACATCCCCGTCATCAGTTACCTTTTTTTAAAGGGTCGCTGTGCAACTTGTAGCCAGCCAATTTCTTTACGCTATCCGCTTATAGAAGCGCTCACTGCCCTAACATCGGCCATAGTGGCCTGGCATTTTGGCTATTCTCCGCAAACTGTTTTTGCCTTGGTACTAACCTGGTCGCTGGTTGCCCTGAGCTTTATTGATATAGACCACCAGTTATTACCCGATAACATAACACTGCCCTTACTTTGGCTGGGCTTGTTGTTGAGCCTGTTTGGTTTTTTTACTGACACGCATGCCAGTATTATAGGTACCATAGTCGGCTATACAAGTCTTTGGGTCGTCTTTCATGTATTTAAACTGGCAACCGGCAAGGAGGGCATGGGCTTTGGTGATTTTAAATTACTGGCTTTATTTGGTGCGTGGCTGGGTTGGCAATGTTTACCCCTTATTATTTTATTATCGTCACTGGTAGGCGCAATTATTGGCGTATCCCTGATTATTTTTGCCAAACGCGATCATACTATCCCTATTCCATTTGGTCCCTATTTGGCACTCGCCGGATGGTTGGCACTATTGTGGGGTGACGATATCAATCAGTTTTATTTAACGACAGCAGGTTTGTAA
- the zapD gene encoding cell division protein ZapD, with product MNNTITYEFPLNERIRVFIRLEQLFQQFMHFSVGESIADKRAAITVLLDIMSIFRRNDLKSEIIKELDRQATVLNKIADSEGVDKEKLQDILDQLAGISKKLYAITGKIGINIMESDLFQSISQRSSIPGGTCSFDLPEYHYWLEQDEAIRVKNLQHWSSPFIDIHTAIDFILNFIRNSRSAKQEVAVAGFFQVSLDKNQPFQLIKISLDKSLSCFAEISGGKHRCTIRFMEASTDDNRPKQSTNDIPFKLTCCLF from the coding sequence GTGAATAATACTATTACTTATGAATTTCCACTCAATGAACGAATCCGTGTTTTCATAAGACTTGAGCAACTATTTCAACAATTCATGCACTTTTCAGTAGGGGAATCTATTGCCGATAAACGTGCAGCCATCACCGTGCTACTTGATATCATGTCGATTTTCCGGCGTAACGATCTAAAATCAGAAATCATTAAAGAACTTGATCGTCAAGCAACGGTGCTTAATAAAATTGCCGACAGCGAAGGGGTTGATAAGGAAAAATTGCAAGATATTCTTGACCAGCTTGCCGGCATCAGTAAAAAACTTTATGCGATTACCGGAAAAATCGGTATCAATATCATGGAAAGTGATTTATTTCAAAGTATTAGCCAGCGCAGCTCTATTCCTGGCGGCACTTGCTCTTTTGATTTACCCGAGTACCATTACTGGCTTGAACAGGATGAAGCTATTCGCGTAAAAAACCTGCAACACTGGAGCAGTCCGTTTATTGATATTCACACCGCGATTGATTTTATTCTTAATTTTATACGTAACAGTCGATCAGCCAAACAGGAAGTCGCTGTTGCGGGTTTTTTCCAGGTTTCTCTGGATAAAAACCAACCTTTCCAACTTATCAAGATAAGTCTGGATAAGTCACTATCCTGTTTTGCTGAAATAAGTGGCGGCAAACATCGGTGTACCATCCGTTTTATGGAAGCATCTACTGATGATAACCGTCCAAAACAAAGTACCAATGATATTCCCTTTAAGCTAACCTGCTGTTTATTCTAA
- the pilB gene encoding type IV-A pilus assembly ATPase PilB, whose translation MPTAPTDFQLSGFIKFLILEGLLTESEAKIHNQEAQKNNLPLLSYLAASHLVDSKVVATKASNEYGVSFLDLDALDLHSLPISLINEKLIRKHRILPVFMRGKILFIAQSDPTNLLALDEIKFQSRLHPETILVEENKLAKAIEIALEVVDTSMTDLLDEDLDNLDISGGDQESTKTDIDTDIDDAPIVRFVNKILLDAIKKGASDIHMEPYEKNFRIRFRADGILYQVASPPTNIASRIISRVKVMAKMDIAERRVPQDGRIKMNLSKHLAIDFRVNSCPTLFGEKVVLRILDPTSAQIGIEKLGFEPEQEKLFLHAINKPYGMVLVTGPTGSGKTVTLYTGLNLLNSIERNICTAEDPVEITVEGINQVNMNVKAGLTFASALRAFLRQDPDVIMVGEIRDLETADIAVKAAQTGHLVLSTLHTNDAPQTLNRLMQMGIEPFNIVSAVILIMAQRLARRLCEYCKIPADFPEHILVSAGFTEDELKTLKIYSSVGCEHCTNGYKGRVGIYQVMTLSENMRALILEGGNAMQLAEQAKAEGINDLRASGLNKVRMGITSLEEIDRVTKE comes from the coding sequence ATGCCCACTGCACCCACAGATTTTCAGCTTAGTGGTTTTATAAAGTTCTTAATTCTGGAAGGTTTGCTTACGGAAAGTGAAGCCAAAATTCATAACCAGGAAGCACAAAAAAACAATCTCCCCTTATTAAGCTATCTTGCTGCAAGTCATCTTGTTGACAGTAAAGTGGTCGCAACAAAAGCCTCAAATGAATACGGTGTATCCTTTCTTGATCTCGATGCTCTTGATCTCCATAGTTTGCCAATTAGTCTAATCAACGAAAAACTGATCCGTAAACATCGCATTTTGCCAGTGTTTATGCGGGGAAAAATACTATTTATAGCCCAATCTGATCCAACCAACCTTTTGGCGTTGGATGAAATAAAATTTCAAAGTCGGCTACATCCAGAAACCATTCTGGTCGAAGAAAACAAGCTGGCCAAGGCTATTGAAATTGCCCTGGAAGTCGTTGATACCTCAATGACTGATCTTCTTGACGAAGACCTTGATAATCTTGATATTAGCGGCGGCGACCAAGAATCCACCAAAACCGATATCGACACCGATATTGATGACGCGCCGATTGTTAGATTTGTGAACAAAATCCTGTTGGATGCCATAAAAAAAGGCGCCTCTGATATACACATGGAACCTTATGAAAAAAACTTTCGTATTCGTTTCAGAGCGGATGGCATACTGTATCAGGTTGCCAGTCCGCCAACCAATATCGCCAGTCGAATAATATCCCGGGTTAAAGTGATGGCTAAAATGGATATTGCCGAACGTCGAGTACCGCAGGATGGGCGTATAAAAATGAACTTGTCCAAGCACCTTGCGATTGATTTTCGTGTTAATAGCTGCCCCACATTATTCGGTGAAAAAGTGGTTTTGCGTATCTTGGACCCTACCAGTGCGCAGATTGGTATCGAAAAACTGGGCTTTGAGCCTGAACAAGAAAAGCTTTTTCTCCATGCCATTAACAAACCTTACGGTATGGTTCTGGTTACAGGACCTACGGGTAGCGGTAAAACGGTGACGCTGTACACCGGTTTAAACCTACTCAACAGTATCGAACGCAATATTTGTACTGCTGAAGACCCCGTTGAAATTACTGTAGAAGGTATCAATCAGGTAAATATGAACGTTAAAGCCGGCTTGACGTTTGCTAGCGCCTTACGGGCTTTCTTGCGTCAAGATCCCGATGTTATTATGGTCGGTGAAATCAGGGATTTGGAAACCGCTGATATTGCCGTAAAAGCCGCGCAAACCGGTCACTTGGTATTATCAACTTTACATACCAATGATGCCCCGCAAACATTAAACCGTTTGATGCAAATGGGCATCGAGCCTTTCAACATAGTCTCTGCTGTTATTTTGATTATGGCTCAGCGTCTGGCGCGACGTCTTTGTGAGTACTGTAAAATCCCGGCTGATTTTCCCGAGCATATTCTTGTCTCTGCAGGTTTTACAGAAGACGAGTTAAAGACACTTAAAATATATAGTTCTGTAGGTTGTGAGCACTGTACCAATGGTTATAAAGGCCGGGTCGGTATTTATCAGGTAATGACCTTGAGTGAAAACATGCGCGCGCTGATATTGGAAGGCGGCAATGCCATGCAATTGGCAGAGCAGGCAAAAGCTGAAGGCATCAATGACCTTCGTGCCTCAGGCTTAAATAAAGTACGCATGGGTATCACCAGTCTTGAAGAAATTGATCGGGTAACCAAGGAGTAA
- the cas3 gene encoding CRISPR-associated helicase Cas3', producing MTEKMYYKYWGKAKSDNDSGASYHLLPYHCLDVAAVGWQLLAPDKPLCKQLAKQLKVEPEWLRQFFVFCLALHDLGKFSQAFQSLRQDLSVDLVKANPRMSYSERHDSLGFCLWQEILQTKLDEQLLASDSTDSAVNAWPIQLKSWLEIVTGHHGVPPKTNLRTRNFFEVVDEQAAMAFVQDSVEFFLADFDFQPLLDKALKKRLKPVSWQLAGVAVLADWLGSNQEYFIYYDKPKELKTYWHEIALEKAKEAIGALPKIPDVNAFQTIEKLFPFIQQPTPLQEYAIKEPLTEQPQLFILEDVTGAGKTEAALILTQRLMAHGLADGLYIALPTMATANAMYKRLSNVYHQFYQSGSKPSLILAHGARELSQVFQDSVVLAKQSITDGDYLSGQNEEDQELSATAYCNAWLADSRKKALLADVGVGTLDQALLAVLPARHQSLRLLGLGRKVLLVDEVHAYDSYMQKLLNALLEAHARQGGSVILLSATLPQTMREGLVNAFYKGLGQNAPALSYPAPYPLATHTPATAIEQSIDTREAVKRTVNIQRLNNEEEVIAQIKLAVAAGRCVCWIRNTVKSARQSYQDLLDAGIASNQLSLFHSRFAMIDRQVIENRTLEYFGDNSTPEHRKGQVLIATQVVEQSLDLDFDVMISDLAPIDLIIQRAGRLMRHIRDMQGNRIRQEGAKDLRGRPILYLLSPDPIEGADINWLKPDYAGTQAVYQHIGQLWLTAKLLVRRGQFTMPDDARDLIEGVYSFDAEEKIPDALLDGSIQATSKAMVQKSMADLNVLKLNKGYTRSSGDWDEETRMPTRLTEEETISVALAIVENGQLKPYAQAETYAWALSTVKLPSHEWGKAQQQIPDNLKAMIVTLKAEQKALCWVEILPFEEGQVIYSSSLGFVG from the coding sequence ATGACAGAAAAAATGTATTACAAGTATTGGGGCAAGGCCAAGTCAGATAATGACAGCGGCGCAAGTTACCATTTGCTGCCTTATCATTGTTTGGATGTGGCGGCGGTTGGGTGGCAATTATTAGCGCCTGACAAACCACTTTGCAAACAATTAGCAAAGCAATTAAAAGTAGAGCCCGAATGGTTAAGACAGTTTTTTGTTTTTTGTTTGGCTTTGCATGATTTAGGTAAATTTTCTCAAGCTTTTCAAAGCCTACGGCAGGATTTGTCAGTTGATTTAGTAAAAGCCAATCCAAGAATGTCTTATTCTGAACGACACGATAGTTTGGGTTTTTGTCTATGGCAAGAAATACTGCAAACCAAGCTTGATGAGCAATTACTAGCCAGTGATTCGACTGATTCTGCTGTTAACGCCTGGCCGATCCAGCTCAAATCTTGGCTGGAAATAGTAACAGGTCATCATGGTGTGCCGCCCAAAACGAATTTACGAACGCGGAATTTTTTTGAAGTTGTAGATGAACAAGCCGCAATGGCATTTGTTCAGGATTCAGTTGAGTTCTTTCTTGCAGATTTCGACTTCCAACCACTGTTGGACAAGGCACTTAAAAAACGGCTGAAACCGGTATCCTGGCAATTGGCCGGTGTTGCTGTGTTAGCTGATTGGTTGGGTTCTAATCAGGAATATTTTATTTATTACGATAAGCCTAAAGAATTAAAAACGTATTGGCATGAGATTGCTTTAGAAAAAGCAAAAGAGGCTATCGGTGCATTACCTAAAATCCCGGATGTTAATGCATTTCAAACTATTGAAAAACTGTTCCCTTTTATCCAGCAACCGACGCCGTTGCAAGAATATGCCATTAAAGAACCGCTCACCGAGCAACCGCAATTGTTTATTTTGGAGGATGTCACTGGAGCCGGAAAAACCGAAGCTGCCTTGATTTTAACTCAGCGTTTGATGGCACATGGCTTGGCGGATGGTTTATATATTGCCTTACCAACCATGGCAACTGCCAATGCCATGTATAAAAGATTGAGCAATGTTTATCACCAATTTTATCAATCCGGCAGTAAACCGTCCTTAATTTTGGCGCATGGTGCGCGTGAGTTGTCTCAAGTTTTTCAGGATTCTGTTGTTTTAGCCAAGCAATCGATAACAGATGGCGATTATCTGAGTGGACAAAACGAGGAGGATCAGGAATTAAGTGCGACCGCCTATTGCAACGCTTGGCTGGCTGACAGCCGAAAAAAAGCATTATTAGCCGATGTGGGTGTTGGTACATTGGATCAGGCGTTGTTAGCCGTTTTACCCGCACGCCATCAATCTCTACGCTTGCTGGGTCTGGGTCGTAAAGTGTTACTGGTCGACGAAGTCCATGCTTATGACAGTTACATGCAAAAGTTGCTGAATGCGTTACTTGAAGCTCACGCCAGGCAAGGCGGTAGTGTGATTTTATTATCGGCAACCTTGCCGCAAACCATGCGTGAAGGGCTTGTTAACGCTTTTTATAAAGGTCTGGGGCAAAATGCTCCAGCGTTGAGTTATCCTGCTCCTTATCCTTTAGCAACACATACACCGGCTACAGCCATTGAACAGTCGATAGATACCCGCGAAGCAGTTAAACGTACCGTCAACATTCAACGCTTGAATAACGAAGAAGAAGTTATTGCACAAATTAAGTTAGCTGTTGCCGCTGGCCGCTGCGTCTGCTGGATACGCAATACGGTAAAATCTGCCAGACAGTCATATCAAGATTTATTAGATGCTGGTATTGCTTCGAATCAACTAAGTCTTTTTCACAGCCGCTTTGCGATGATTGATCGTCAAGTCATTGAAAATAGAACGCTGGAATACTTTGGCGATAACTCTACCCCTGAACATAGAAAAGGTCAGGTGTTGATAGCTACGCAAGTAGTTGAGCAATCCTTGGATTTGGATTTTGATGTGATGATCAGTGATTTGGCACCTATTGACTTGATCATACAGCGGGCAGGAAGATTAATGCGACATATCCGGGATATGCAAGGTAACCGGATTAGGCAGGAAGGCGCAAAAGATTTACGAGGCAGGCCGATACTTTACCTGCTTTCACCAGATCCGATAGAAGGCGCCGATATAAATTGGCTAAAACCAGATTACGCCGGAACACAGGCCGTTTATCAGCATATCGGTCAGCTTTGGTTGACGGCGAAACTTTTGGTTAGGCGAGGCCAATTTACTATGCCTGATGATGCGAGGGATTTAATTGAAGGCGTGTATTCATTTGATGCCGAAGAGAAAATACCAGATGCACTGTTAGACGGTTCTATACAGGCGACAAGTAAAGCCATGGTACAAAAAAGCATGGCCGATCTGAACGTGCTAAAACTCAACAAGGGCTATACCCGTTCCAGCGGCGATTGGGATGAAGAAACCAGAATGCCGACGCGTTTAACAGAAGAAGAAACCATCTCGGTAGCGTTGGCCATTGTTGAAAATGGCCAACTAAAACCCTACGCCCAAGCAGAAACTTATGCCTGGGCATTGAGTACCGTTAAATTACCGAGCCATGAATGGGGAAAAGCACAGCAACAGATACCGGATAATCTAAAAGCCATGATCGTAACCTTGAAAGCTGAGCAAAAAGCGTTGTGCTGGGTTGAAATACTGCCATTTGAGGAAGGACAAGTTATTTATTCCTCTTCGCTTGGATTTGTAGGATAG
- the yacG gene encoding DNA gyrase inhibitor YacG, with translation MSSTGKPITVKCPNCQRPVEWTPEQEFKPFCCERCKLIDLGEWAMEEKIIPGKSLELENDEGEDSFFQ, from the coding sequence ATGTCATCAACCGGTAAACCAATCACTGTAAAATGCCCCAATTGCCAGCGTCCCGTTGAGTGGACGCCTGAACAGGAATTTAAACCTTTTTGCTGTGAACGTTGCAAATTAATCGACTTGGGTGAGTGGGCCATGGAAGAAAAAATAATCCCTGGCAAATCGCTGGAGTTGGAAAACGATGAAGGAGAGGATTCGTTTTTCCAATAA
- the casA gene encoding type I-E CRISPR-associated protein Cse1/CasA — translation MNLMTDHWIPVIRQNGQPDIIALWQITEVDNPVVEITASRPDFQGALYQLLIGTLQTCFAPEDEDQWLDYWQQSPEPDELQACLEKVAFAFELDAVDGPAFLQDFDLPDGETKGISALLIESPGGKTLKDNLDHFVKRDRANQLCPSCTATALFTLQTNAPSGGVGHRVGLRGGGPLTSLIFPKDPSATLWQKLWLNVLNQEELEPAEKIDSSILPWLGKTRVSEKGKITSPAEVHPLHAYWGMPRRIRLTTKIANTDCDLCGNHAELLYQAYRTKNYGTNYDGAWIHPLTPYRFDSKKVNLPLSLKGQQGGLGYRHWLGITLQDNDNGDKASKTVQLYNQERGRIISDSGAVSLWCFGYDMDNMKARCWYESRFPIYYLSEMQRNNLTDWATEFVNAAKETVKMLREEVKSAWFSHPKDAKGDMSQIDAQFWQATEMDFYRLLEQLAMLPEDTRMAPSEIYASWHETLRKQMNHVFETATLASTPEDLNLKRIVTAQKALRIKFYSNKIIKALKAKAKPEEAA, via the coding sequence ATGAATTTAATGACCGACCACTGGATACCCGTTATTCGTCAAAATGGACAACCGGACATTATCGCCCTGTGGCAAATTACTGAAGTAGATAATCCAGTTGTTGAAATTACTGCATCAAGGCCAGATTTTCAGGGCGCTTTGTACCAGTTGTTAATCGGTACGCTGCAAACCTGTTTTGCGCCAGAAGATGAAGATCAATGGCTTGATTATTGGCAGCAATCGCCTGAACCGGATGAATTGCAGGCCTGTTTAGAAAAGGTTGCGTTTGCGTTCGAGTTGGATGCTGTCGATGGCCCTGCATTTTTGCAGGATTTTGATTTGCCCGATGGAGAAACTAAAGGTATTTCGGCATTATTGATCGAATCACCGGGTGGAAAAACACTTAAAGATAATCTTGACCACTTCGTTAAGCGCGATCGCGCCAATCAGCTTTGTCCAAGTTGTACTGCAACAGCTTTATTTACGCTACAAACCAACGCTCCTTCCGGTGGCGTTGGACATCGTGTAGGACTTCGCGGCGGTGGGCCGCTAACAAGCTTAATTTTTCCAAAAGACCCATCGGCCACTTTATGGCAAAAACTTTGGTTGAATGTGTTGAACCAAGAGGAACTGGAACCTGCTGAAAAAATCGATTCAAGCATCTTGCCTTGGCTGGGTAAAACCCGTGTTTCCGAAAAGGGTAAAATCACCTCGCCAGCCGAGGTTCATCCATTGCATGCGTACTGGGGAATGCCGCGTCGTATCCGCTTGACGACAAAAATAGCCAATACTGACTGCGATTTGTGTGGCAATCATGCGGAGCTTTTATATCAGGCCTATCGAACAAAAAATTATGGCACTAACTATGATGGTGCCTGGATACATCCTTTAACGCCTTATCGTTTCGACTCGAAAAAAGTTAATCTCCCGTTATCTTTGAAAGGACAACAAGGTGGCTTAGGTTATCGGCATTGGCTAGGTATCACTTTGCAAGATAATGATAACGGCGATAAAGCGTCAAAAACCGTACAGTTATATAACCAAGAACGTGGCAGAATTATAAGTGACAGTGGCGCAGTTTCACTTTGGTGCTTTGGTTACGATATGGACAACATGAAAGCAAGGTGTTGGTATGAATCAAGATTCCCCATCTATTACCTTAGCGAAATGCAACGTAACAATCTGACTGATTGGGCGACTGAGTTTGTTAATGCGGCCAAAGAAACAGTCAAAATGCTACGTGAAGAAGTGAAATCAGCCTGGTTTAGTCATCCGAAAGATGCTAAGGGTGATATGAGCCAAATTGACGCGCAATTTTGGCAAGCCACAGAAATGGATTTTTACCGTTTACTGGAGCAACTGGCGATGCTGCCGGAGGATACGCGAATGGCACCGAGTGAAATTTACGCAAGCTGGCATGAAACCCTTAGAAAACAGATGAATCATGTTTTTGAAACGGCAACCTTGGCATCAACACCGGAAGACCTGAATTTAAAGCGGATTGTGACTGCGCAAAAAGCCTTACGCATTAAATTTTATAGCAACAAAATTATTAAAGCACTTAAAGCAAAAGCTAAACCAGAGGAGGCAGCCTGA
- the coaE gene encoding dephospho-CoA kinase (Dephospho-CoA kinase (CoaE) performs the final step in coenzyme A biosynthesis.), which yields MLKIGLTGGIGCGKSTVTKIFEQLKIPVIDADEIAHQLVATGQPALAQIQREYGADVLNVDGSLNRKQLKELIFSDCQKKQKLEAILHPLVYQAIQAELNLLKVPYCIICIPLLFETNMAHLVDRVLVVDCPVKIQIERLQKRDNMTIARIQSIIDSQVSRDVRKSLANDLLDNSKTDDRLAEAVKKLHNFYLSLSNFQDKLVCE from the coding sequence ATGCTCAAAATCGGCCTAACCGGCGGCATAGGTTGTGGTAAAAGTACCGTTACCAAAATTTTCGAGCAATTAAAAATACCGGTTATTGATGCTGATGAAATAGCGCATCAACTGGTTGCTACCGGGCAACCGGCATTAGCACAGATACAGAGAGAATATGGCGCAGACGTACTCAATGTAGACGGTTCGCTAAACAGAAAACAGCTTAAAGAACTCATATTTTCGGATTGCCAAAAAAAGCAAAAACTGGAAGCTATTCTGCATCCATTGGTCTATCAAGCCATACAAGCAGAACTTAATCTATTAAAGGTGCCATACTGCATAATTTGTATCCCGTTATTATTTGAAACCAATATGGCTCATCTGGTCGACAGGGTACTGGTTGTCGACTGTCCGGTTAAAATCCAAATCGAACGTTTACAAAAACGCGATAATATGACGATAGCAAGAATACAGTCCATTATTGATAGTCAAGTATCACGCGATGTCAGAAAATCGCTAGCCAATGATCTGCTCGATAACTCGAAAACCGATGATAGACTTGCAGAAGCCGTTAAAAAACTGCACAATTTCTATCTTTCATTAAGCAATTTCCAGGATAAACTTGTCTGTGAATAA
- a CDS encoding type II secretion system F family protein, with the protein MADPVEQLDFIWQGVDKNRKKTNGIIAAKNELIAKTELRRQGYRVTKIKKKSKPFFSPRLKKITPADIAIFARQLATMLGAGIPLVQSFDIVGKGHENPSMQNMLLSVKADIEAGDTLAEALKKKPLYFDELFCNLVDAGEQAGVLETLLDKIATYKEKTESMKKKIKKALGYPIAVIVVAFIVTAILLLFVVPVFEDMFKSFGADLPAFTRMVVNMSQWMKEWWWILLGIIIIVIYVFGYFKKRSRPFNHFLDKTLLKVPVVGMIINKSAIARFARTLSTMSAAGVPLVDALQSVSGACGNIIYAEAVLKMREEVATGQRLQVAMLQTKLFPHMVQQMVAIGEESGSMDAMLAKVADFFEEEVDNLVDNLSSLMEPIIMVILGTLIGGLVVAMYLPIFKMGAAVS; encoded by the coding sequence ATGGCAGATCCTGTTGAGCAACTTGATTTTATCTGGCAAGGCGTCGATAAAAACAGAAAAAAAACCAATGGAATTATCGCCGCTAAAAATGAGCTGATAGCAAAAACCGAATTACGACGACAAGGCTATCGCGTCACTAAAATAAAGAAAAAATCCAAGCCGTTTTTTAGCCCACGGTTAAAAAAAATTACCCCTGCGGATATCGCCATTTTCGCGAGGCAGTTAGCGACTATGCTGGGTGCAGGTATACCGCTGGTTCAATCCTTTGATATTGTCGGCAAAGGCCATGAAAACCCCAGCATGCAAAATATGCTGTTAAGCGTAAAAGCGGATATTGAAGCCGGTGATACCCTGGCGGAAGCGCTAAAGAAAAAACCTCTGTATTTTGATGAATTATTTTGTAATCTGGTCGATGCCGGCGAGCAAGCCGGGGTACTGGAAACACTGCTGGATAAAATTGCGACTTACAAAGAAAAAACCGAGTCCATGAAGAAAAAAATCAAAAAAGCACTGGGCTACCCTATTGCCGTAATCGTGGTCGCTTTTATTGTTACCGCTATTCTTCTGTTGTTTGTCGTACCGGTATTTGAAGACATGTTTAAGAGTTTTGGTGCCGATTTACCGGCGTTTACCCGCATGGTTGTCAATATGTCCCAATGGATGAAAGAATGGTGGTGGATTTTACTTGGCATTATTATTATTGTTATTTATGTGTTTGGTTATTTTAAAAAACGCTCACGGCCCTTTAATCACTTTTTGGATAAAACCTTACTAAAAGTGCCTGTAGTCGGTATGATTATCAACAAGTCCGCGATTGCCCGCTTTGCCAGAACCTTATCAACCATGTCTGCGGCAGGCGTGCCTTTGGTAGATGCGTTACAATCAGTCTCTGGCGCTTGTGGTAATATTATTTACGCCGAAGCGGTATTAAAAATGCGCGAAGAAGTCGCAACCGGCCAACGACTGCAGGTTGCCATGCTGCAAACCAAACTTTTTCCACATATGGTGCAGCAGATGGTTGCTATCGGTGAAGAGTCCGGCTCAATGGACGCAATGCTGGCTAAAGTCGCCGATTTTTTCGAAGAAGAAGTGGATAATCTCGTCGACAACTTAAGCAGCTTAATGGAACCGATTATTATGGTTATTTTAGGCACTCTGATTGGTGGTTTGGTTGTTGCCATGTATTTACCCATTTTCAAAATGGGTGCGGCTGTCAGCTAA